Proteins from a single region of Pyrus communis chromosome 6, drPyrComm1.1, whole genome shotgun sequence:
- the LOC137738067 gene encoding uncharacterized protein has protein sequence MEGQQSWRPRLSFRSATIMMCLLNLITALLLLQGFLSSATSRSKLSASRLNSAALRYVRESEEIRFAMRPMELIKRVKEIQQETNAKPETVKENDSRQTVAVGLSKRLKDLHSVNDATSFKALEEWRKRKMERARLRQLEKNGTLATQA, from the exons atGGAGGGACAGCAATCATGGCGGCCCAGGCTCTCGTTCAGGAGCGCCACCATAATGATGTGCTTGCTCAACCTGATCACGGCGCTTCTACTGCTTCAGGGCTTTCTCTCATCCGCTACTTCTCGCTCCAAACTCTCCGCCTCTCGCCTCAATTCAg CTGCACTTAGGTATGTAAGAGAATCTGAAGAAATTCGTTTTGCTATGCGACCCATGGAACTGATAAAAAGA GTGAAGGAAATCCAACAAGAAACAAATGCAAAACCAGAAACAGTCAAAGAGAACGACTCACGGCAGACCGTTGCAGTTGGCCTTTCCAAGAGGTTGAAGGATCTACATTCTGTTAATGATGCAACCAGCTTCAAAG CCCTGGAAGAGTGGCGTAAACGAAAGATGGAACGAGCAAGACTACGTCAACTAGAGAAAAATGGAACACTCGCAACTCAAGCATGA